The following are encoded together in the Thiobacillus sp. SCUT-2 genome:
- the flhB gene encoding flagellar biosynthesis protein FlhB — MAEESDQERTEAPSQQRLEKAREEGQVPQSRELATFVVLMVGGGALWMMASGLGQAMSRIVRGGMQFDPAVGRDSAYVMAQLSDQFTQAALALAPFLGLVMLAALASPLLVRGWLFSTKALVPNFKRLNPLTGFKRMFSTQGLVELVKSLAKVGLLGIVAVWLIWSNVDAIFALGLESPARAIQHMGALLGKIFLLASGAMIFIVVLDLPYQLWSYYNKLKMTKEELRQEAKESEGDPHIKARVRAQQREMARRRMMAEIPTADVVVTNPTHYAVALKYTEGKMGAPRVVAKGADAVAAKIREIAAGHQVPLLEAPPLARALFRHTELGDEIPATLYAAVAEVLAYVFQLRHFRQAGGVHPEAPTALPVPPELDPLQSGMGASA; from the coding sequence ATGGCTGAGGAAAGCGATCAGGAACGGACAGAAGCCCCGTCGCAACAGCGGCTGGAGAAGGCGCGCGAAGAAGGCCAGGTGCCGCAGTCGCGCGAGCTGGCGACGTTCGTCGTGCTGATGGTCGGCGGCGGCGCACTCTGGATGATGGCGAGCGGGCTTGGCCAGGCCATGTCCCGCATCGTCCGCGGCGGCATGCAGTTCGACCCGGCGGTCGGGCGCGACAGCGCCTACGTCATGGCGCAGCTGTCGGACCAGTTCACGCAGGCCGCACTGGCGCTCGCGCCCTTCCTCGGGCTGGTGATGCTGGCGGCCCTGGCCTCGCCGCTGCTGGTGCGCGGCTGGCTGTTCAGCACCAAGGCGCTCGTGCCGAACTTCAAGCGCCTCAATCCGCTCACCGGCTTCAAGCGCATGTTCTCCACCCAGGGCCTGGTCGAGCTGGTCAAGTCGCTCGCCAAGGTGGGCCTGCTGGGCATCGTCGCCGTCTGGCTGATCTGGTCCAACGTCGACGCGATCTTCGCGCTGGGCCTGGAATCGCCGGCCCGCGCCATCCAGCACATGGGCGCGCTGCTCGGCAAGATCTTCCTGCTCGCGTCCGGCGCGATGATCTTCATCGTCGTCCTCGACCTGCCTTACCAGCTCTGGAGCTACTACAACAAGCTCAAGATGACCAAGGAGGAGCTGCGCCAGGAAGCCAAGGAATCCGAAGGCGATCCGCACATCAAGGCCCGCGTCCGCGCCCAGCAGCGCGAGATGGCGCGCCGCCGCATGATGGCCGAGATTCCCACCGCGGACGTCGTGGTGACCAACCCGACCCACTACGCCGTCGCACTGAAGTACACCGAGGGCAAGATGGGCGCCCCGCGCGTCGTCGCCAAGGGCGCCGACGCCGTCGCCGCGAAGATCCGCGAGATCGCGGCCGGGCACCAGGTGCCGCTGCTGGAAGCGCCGCCGCTGGCGCGTGCGCTGTTCCGCCATACCGAGCTCGGCGACGAGATCCCGGCCACCCTGTACGCAGCGGTGGCCGAAGTGCTGGCCTACGTCTTCCAGCTGCGCCACTTCCGCCAGGCCGGCGGCGTCCATCCCGAGGCGCCGACGGCCCTGCCGGTTCCGCCCGAACTCGACCCGCTGCAGTCCGGCATGGGGGCTAGCGCATGA
- the flhA gene encoding flagellar biosynthesis protein FlhA, protein MNGTLSLSNIFNPANARTLAAPLFIVLVLAMLVLPLPPFALDMLFTFNIALSIMVLLVSLSTKKALDFAAFPTVLLLSTLLRLSLNVASTRVVLLHGHTGPDAAGKVIEAFGHFLVGGNYTVGIIVFVILVVINFVVITKGAGRIAEVSARFTLDAMPGKQMAIDADLNAGLIDENEARRRRAEIAQESDFYGSMDGASKFVRGDAIAGILILLINIVGGLVIGLLQHDLSLADAASNYTLLAIGDGLVAQIPALVISIAAGAIVSRVSTEEDIAGQMLSNVFSKTQALYITAGILGLMGMIPGMPNFAFLLLAGGLAWLAWRRSHQPQQAEAEVEAPPVAAVESQEATWEDVAPIDTLGLEVGYRLIPLVDHSADGELVRRIKGIRKKFAREIGFLPPAVHIRDNLEINPNSYRITLKGVEIGSGEVRTGQFLAIDPGNVVTALPGIATQDPAFGLPAVWIDAELRDQAQAMGYTVVDPGTVVATHLNHLVTLHAAELLGRQETQALLDHLGKSAPKLVEDLVPKMLSLSVVQKVLQNLLVEGVAIRDMRTIIDTLLEHGGRVQDPSELTSLVRVALGRSIVQQIYGPSSELPVIALDHNLERLLLQTLQAGHDGAGMEPGLADTLLERTQASAQRQEALGHPAVLLTPAVLRPLLARFLRRTVPQLKVLSHAEVPEGKQIKVTSLVGGAA, encoded by the coding sequence ATGAACGGTACGCTGAGTCTTTCGAACATCTTCAACCCCGCCAACGCCCGCACGCTGGCGGCGCCGCTTTTCATCGTCCTCGTGCTGGCGATGCTGGTGCTGCCGCTGCCGCCGTTCGCGCTGGACATGCTGTTCACCTTCAACATCGCGCTGTCGATCATGGTGCTGCTGGTGAGCCTGTCGACCAAGAAGGCGCTCGACTTCGCCGCCTTCCCGACCGTGCTGCTGCTGTCGACGCTGCTGCGCCTGTCGCTCAACGTTGCCTCGACCCGCGTGGTCCTGCTGCACGGCCACACCGGCCCCGACGCAGCGGGCAAGGTGATCGAGGCCTTCGGCCATTTCCTGGTCGGCGGCAACTACACGGTCGGCATCATCGTCTTCGTCATCCTGGTGGTGATCAACTTCGTCGTCATCACCAAGGGCGCGGGCCGGATCGCCGAGGTCAGCGCGCGCTTCACCCTCGACGCCATGCCGGGCAAGCAGATGGCGATCGACGCCGACCTCAACGCCGGCCTGATCGACGAGAACGAGGCGCGCCGGCGCCGGGCCGAGATCGCCCAGGAGTCGGACTTCTACGGCTCGATGGACGGTGCCTCGAAATTCGTGCGCGGCGACGCCATCGCCGGCATCCTGATCCTGCTGATCAACATCGTCGGCGGCCTCGTCATCGGCCTGCTGCAGCACGACCTGTCGCTCGCCGATGCCGCGTCGAACTACACCCTGCTGGCGATCGGCGACGGCCTCGTCGCACAGATTCCCGCGCTGGTCATCTCGATCGCCGCGGGCGCCATCGTCAGCCGCGTCAGCACCGAGGAGGACATCGCCGGCCAGATGCTGTCCAACGTCTTCAGCAAGACGCAGGCGCTCTACATCACCGCCGGCATCCTCGGCCTGATGGGGATGATCCCCGGCATGCCCAACTTCGCCTTCCTGCTGCTGGCCGGCGGCCTCGCCTGGCTGGCCTGGCGGCGCAGCCATCAGCCGCAGCAGGCCGAAGCCGAGGTGGAGGCGCCGCCGGTGGCCGCGGTCGAGTCGCAGGAAGCCACCTGGGAGGACGTCGCCCCGATCGACACGCTGGGGCTGGAAGTCGGCTACCGGCTGATTCCGCTGGTCGACCATTCCGCCGACGGCGAACTGGTGCGCCGCATCAAGGGCATCCGCAAGAAGTTCGCGCGCGAGATCGGCTTCCTGCCGCCGGCGGTGCACATCCGCGACAACCTCGAGATCAACCCGAACAGCTACCGCATCACGCTCAAGGGCGTCGAGATCGGCAGCGGCGAGGTGCGCACCGGCCAGTTCCTCGCGATCGACCCGGGCAACGTCGTCACGGCGCTCCCCGGCATCGCCACCCAGGATCCCGCGTTCGGCCTGCCGGCCGTGTGGATCGACGCCGAGCTGCGCGACCAGGCACAGGCCATGGGCTATACGGTGGTCGACCCCGGTACCGTCGTCGCCACCCATCTCAACCATCTGGTCACGCTGCACGCGGCGGAGCTGCTCGGGCGGCAGGAGACGCAGGCGCTGCTCGACCATCTCGGCAAGAGCGCACCGAAGCTGGTCGAGGACCTGGTGCCCAAGATGCTGTCGCTGTCGGTGGTGCAGAAGGTGCTGCAGAACCTGCTCGTCGAGGGCGTCGCGATCCGCGACATGCGCACCATCATCGACACGCTGCTCGAGCATGGCGGCCGGGTGCAGGATCCCAGCGAACTCACCTCGCTGGTGCGCGTCGCGCTCGGCCGCTCGATCGTCCAGCAGATCTACGGCCCCTCGAGCGAGCTGCCGGTGATCGCGCTCGACCACAATCTCGAGCGCCTGCTGCTGCAGACGCTGCAGGCAGGGCACGACGGCGCCGGCATGGAGCCGGGGCTGGCCGACACCCTGCTGGAGCGGACCCAGGCATCGGCGCAGCGCCAGGAGGCGCTCGGCCATCCCGCGGTGCTGCTGACGCCGGCCGTGCTGCGTCCGCTGCTCGCCCGTTTCCTGCGGCGCACCGTGCCGCAGCTCAAAGTGCTTTCACACGCCGAAGTGCCTGAAGGCAAACAGATCAAAGTGACTTCCCTGGTAGGAGGAGCAGCATGA
- the motB gene encoding flagellar motor protein MotB, with product MSEQKAPIVIKRVRKKAGGHHGGAWKIAYADFVTAMMAFFLLMWLLGSTTKGDLEGIAEYFKTPLKVAMQGGSGSGDSSSVIKGGGTDLTRKSGQIQRGQTQAEKKTYNLKAAQAEIERIEAAKLRDLKKRLEVAIDANPTLKQFKRQLLIDITSEGLRIQIVDEQNRPMFNLASAELQPYTKVILHDIAQVLNGVDNRISLSGHTDATPYASGERGYSNWELSADRANASRRELIAGGLAESKMLRVVGLASSVPFNNAGPHDPVNRRISIIVMNKRTEDAITKEASGVNVADADAARDELDKAGAPK from the coding sequence ATGAGCGAGCAGAAAGCCCCCATCGTCATCAAGCGCGTGCGCAAGAAGGCGGGCGGCCACCACGGCGGCGCCTGGAAGATCGCCTACGCCGACTTCGTGACCGCGATGATGGCCTTCTTCCTGCTGATGTGGCTGCTCGGCTCGACCACCAAGGGCGACCTCGAGGGCATCGCGGAATACTTCAAGACGCCGCTCAAGGTCGCCATGCAGGGCGGATCGGGCAGCGGCGACAGCTCCAGCGTCATCAAGGGCGGCGGCACCGACCTGACCCGCAAGAGCGGGCAGATCCAGCGCGGCCAGACCCAGGCGGAAAAGAAGACCTACAACCTCAAGGCCGCCCAGGCCGAGATCGAGCGCATCGAGGCGGCGAAGCTGAGGGACCTGAAGAAGCGCCTCGAGGTCGCGATCGACGCCAACCCGACGCTCAAGCAGTTCAAGCGCCAGCTGCTGATCGACATCACCAGCGAAGGCCTGCGCATCCAGATCGTCGACGAGCAGAACCGGCCGATGTTCAACCTGGCGAGCGCCGAACTGCAGCCCTACACCAAGGTGATCCTGCACGACATCGCCCAGGTCCTGAACGGGGTGGACAACCGCATCAGCCTGTCGGGCCATACCGACGCCACGCCCTACGCCAGCGGCGAGCGCGGCTACAGCAACTGGGAGCTGTCGGCCGACCGCGCCAACGCGTCGCGCCGCGAGCTGATCGCAGGCGGGCTCGCCGAATCGAAGATGCTGCGCGTGGTCGGGCTGGCCTCGTCGGTGCCGTTCAACAACGCGGGGCCCCACGATCCCGTCAACCGGCGCATCAGCATCATCGTGATGAACAAGCGCACCGAGGACGCGATCACCAAGGAGGCCAGCGGCGTCAACGTCGCCGACGCCGACGCGGCGCGCGACGAGCTCGACAAGGCGGGCGCGCCGAAGTAA